Proteins encoded in a region of the Solanum dulcamara chromosome 9, daSolDulc1.2, whole genome shotgun sequence genome:
- the LOC129903175 gene encoding agamous-like MADS-box protein AGL62, whose protein sequence is MNINNTNAVNSPAVTVKKTQGRRKIAIKPIANQNSRHVTFSKRRLGLFKKASELCILTGAEIAILVQSLKRQRLFTFGHPSADAVIDRYLTGKSSSSSSEEEESAGDNQFNFVQQSNEYYSQICRELETEKKRKEIIDESKMVNGNNGDGGGFWWNESTDDMGIEELEKFVSALEELKNKVNMRCDELSMINSSSSMPASTSTMNQAIDYCASIVPFDFNYPGNSQL, encoded by the coding sequence ATGAACATTAATAATACCAACGCCGTCAACTCTCCCGCCGTCACCGTTAAGAAAACTCAAGGGCGGAGGAAAATCGCAATCAAACCAATAGCAAATCAAAACAGTAGGCACGTTACCTTCAGCAAACGCCGTTTAGGTCTTTTCAAAAAAGCCAGTGAACTCTGCATTTTAACCGGTGCTGAAATTGCTATACTGGTTCAGTCTTTGAAACGACAGCGTTTATTCACCTTCGGTCATCCCAGCGCCGACGCCGTCATCGATCGGTACCTCACCGGAAAATCATCGTCATCATcatcagaagaagaagaatctgCCGGCGATAATCAGTTCAACTTTGTTCAACAGAGCAACGAATACTATTCTCAGATCTGTAGAGAATTGGAGacggagaagaagagaaaggagattATTGATGAATCGAAGATGGTGAATGGTAATAATGGAGATGGAGGAGGATTCTGGTGGAATGAATCGACTGATGATATGGGGATTGAGGAACTTGAAAAATTTGTGAGTGCATTGGAAGAATTGAAGAATAAAGTAAATATGAGATGTGATGAATTGAGTATGATAAATAGTTCTTCTTCAATGCCGGCGTCTACTTCAACTATGAATCAGGCTATTGATTATTGTGCTTCCATTGTTCCTTTTGATTTCAATTACCCGGGAAATTCCCAATTATGA